The Fictibacillus arsenicus genome contains a region encoding:
- a CDS encoding LysR family transcriptional regulator translates to MEFNWLTTFITAAECENFRRTAEILYISQPSVTVHIKSLEKEVGAVLFHRDGKRIKLTEEGKRYLVHAKELIHVYQRGLEDMKSLSQGYTSQFSIAISPLIADTILPSVLKRYLSKNPNVEINVKIIESIDIEKAVLEEEVDIGLSCLNSTDPELVCKPLYQDKLILVTAQDGRDSESAPPLDEAEVLNKNYLLTNNHPGYWDVLLKKIKSIYPSQRMMKVSQVHITKRFIKEGLGVSFLPISTVRRELLEGTLLEVDCHSISLPDANTYAIMKYEHTRQKEFVEFVSHFRF, encoded by the coding sequence ATGGAATTTAATTGGCTGACTACTTTCATAACTGCTGCAGAATGTGAAAATTTTAGAAGAACAGCAGAGATTCTATACATTTCTCAGCCATCCGTAACGGTTCATATTAAATCATTGGAAAAAGAAGTGGGTGCTGTTCTTTTTCATAGAGATGGAAAACGAATAAAACTGACAGAAGAAGGCAAGCGATATCTCGTTCATGCGAAGGAACTGATCCACGTTTACCAGCGGGGCTTAGAGGACATGAAATCTCTCAGTCAGGGCTATACTTCCCAGTTCTCCATCGCCATCTCGCCACTAATCGCAGATACGATCCTGCCTTCTGTGTTAAAAAGATACTTAAGTAAAAATCCTAATGTTGAGATTAATGTGAAGATCATTGAATCTATTGATATTGAAAAAGCGGTTCTGGAGGAGGAAGTAGATATCGGCTTGTCCTGTTTGAATAGCACGGATCCAGAGCTCGTTTGCAAACCTTTATATCAAGACAAATTGATCCTGGTGACGGCACAGGACGGAAGAGATTCAGAATCCGCACCGCCGCTTGATGAAGCAGAAGTATTAAACAAGAATTATTTGCTCACGAACAATCACCCAGGTTATTGGGATGTCTTATTAAAGAAGATTAAAAGTATTTATCCCTCTCAAAGAATGATGAAAGTTTCCCAGGTTCATATCACAAAAAGATTTATTAAAGAAGGACTAGGTGTTTCTTTTTTGCCAATCTCAACCGTTCGGAGAGAATTGCTGGAGGGTACGCTGCTAGAGGTGGATTGTCACTCCATTTCATTACCTGATGCTAACACATATGCCATTATGAAATATGAACATACAAGACAGAAGGAATTTGTAGAGTTCGTCTCACATTTCCGGTTCTGA
- a CDS encoding VOC family protein, producing the protein MKIKGFGGVFWRSKDVAALKNWYKETLGISMDDWNGTIIKPDADNETIFSLFKEQSDYFPENQSVMLNFQVEDIEAWMEHFNKVGIPLLKEPEKSEYGTFIWIADPEGRWIELWEK; encoded by the coding sequence ATGAAAATCAAGGGTTTCGGTGGAGTGTTTTGGCGATCAAAAGATGTTGCAGCATTAAAAAACTGGTATAAAGAAACGCTTGGTATTTCTATGGATGACTGGAATGGAACGATTATCAAGCCAGATGCTGACAATGAAACGATCTTTTCTTTGTTTAAAGAACAGAGCGATTATTTTCCGGAAAATCAATCTGTCATGCTGAATTTTCAAGTGGAAGATATTGAAGCTTGGATGGAGCACTTCAATAAGGTGGGAATCCCCTTATTAAAAGAACCTGAAAAAAGTGAATATGGAACATTTATTTGGATTGCTGATCCTGAAGGAAGATGGATTGAACTTTGGGAGAAATGA
- a CDS encoding bifunctional helix-turn-helix transcriptional regulator/GNAT family N-acetyltransferase yields MMDGKRYVEQIRNFNRYYASVLGKIDQEIYNQSFTLTEARVITEIHLKNGCTATDVRENLGIDRGYMSRIIQRLEDENITIKNQSLEDKRQYSLYLTEYGKQVYNDLVERANHGVEKMIENVPKQELTKLVTSMGAIKSIYTQETSSQKEIVIRPFRSGDVGYIAYLHGRLYDHTYKFGPKFEYYVMKGLTEFMLNSDGGELWVAEVDNQIVGSIAITKSSENTAQLRWFILDEDYQGMGIGKKLMETALHFCKEKSYQHVFLWTVSTLHAARYLYQKYNFELTEEKPNEEWTGTKLIEERWDLDMKGIS; encoded by the coding sequence ATGATGGATGGTAAACGTTATGTTGAACAAATACGTAATTTCAACAGATATTATGCGAGTGTTCTAGGTAAGATTGATCAAGAGATTTATAATCAATCTTTTACGCTAACCGAGGCACGAGTCATAACTGAAATCCACTTAAAAAACGGCTGTACGGCAACCGATGTAAGAGAAAATCTTGGGATTGACCGAGGTTATATGAGCCGGATTATCCAACGGCTCGAAGACGAAAATATCACGATAAAAAACCAGTCACTCGAAGATAAACGGCAGTATTCCCTCTACCTGACTGAATACGGCAAACAAGTTTACAACGATTTAGTTGAACGTGCAAATCATGGTGTGGAAAAAATGATTGAGAACGTGCCTAAACAAGAATTAACTAAGTTAGTCACATCGATGGGAGCAATAAAAAGCATTTATACACAAGAAACTTCATCTCAGAAGGAAATCGTGATTCGACCTTTTCGTTCTGGAGATGTCGGATACATTGCCTACCTGCATGGAAGGTTATACGATCATACCTATAAGTTTGGTCCGAAGTTTGAATATTACGTTATGAAAGGCTTAACAGAATTCATGCTCAATTCAGATGGGGGAGAGTTATGGGTCGCTGAAGTGGATAACCAAATAGTGGGTTCCATTGCCATTACGAAGTCGAGTGAAAATACGGCACAGCTAAGATGGTTTATTTTGGACGAAGATTATCAGGGCATGGGCATCGGGAAAAAGCTCATGGAAACAGCCCTTCATTTCTGCAAGGAGAAAAGCTATCAGCATGTGTTTTTATGGACGGTGAGCACGTTGCATGCAGCCCGATATCTCTATCAAAAATATAATTTTGAACTTACAGAAGAAAAACCAAATGAAGAGTGGACTGGAACGAAATTAATAGAAGAACGTTGGGATTTGGACATGAAAGGAATTTCGTAA
- the speD gene encoding adenosylmethionine decarboxylase, with translation MIIKGNHITIDAFHCDPQILNNENLLEAEMMSIANRLNMTVLNRCFHKFDPYGVTGVLILSTSHMSIHTWPEKGYAALDIYTCGKMHPSLEVKNILSFLSAEYGIVYDLLRGEKEISQPVTSIIRL, from the coding sequence TTGATAATAAAAGGAAACCACATCACAATTGATGCATTTCATTGTGATCCACAAATTCTTAATAACGAAAATTTACTTGAAGCAGAGATGATGAGTATTGCAAACCGGTTAAATATGACCGTTTTGAACCGCTGTTTTCATAAATTCGATCCTTACGGTGTTACAGGAGTGCTTATCTTGTCCACTTCACATATGTCTATTCATACATGGCCGGAAAAAGGGTATGCCGCTTTAGATATTTACACTTGTGGAAAAATGCACCCTTCGCTAGAAGTAAAGAATATACTGAGTTTTTTGTCTGCAGAATACGGCATTGTATATGATCTTCTAAGAGGAGAAAAAGAAATTTCACAACCTGTTACAAGTATTATTAGGTTGTAA